A stretch of the Halorussus vallis genome encodes the following:
- a CDS encoding HalX domain-containing protein → MAHDQSTVLVVDDEQDVADLYAMWLEDDYRVRSAYGGEDALSKLDDSVDVVLLDRRMPGRSGDEALEEIRARGVDCRVVMVTAVKPDFDIVEMGFDDYLVKPVSKDELDDVVQQMLTRVDYDAQLQDYFSLVSKKAVLESEKGDDALAGSEEYSQLRAELDEVKSEVDTTRDELSDHDDFVGAFRDLSN, encoded by the coding sequence ATGGCCCACGACCAATCGACCGTCCTCGTCGTCGACGACGAGCAAGACGTTGCAGACCTCTACGCGATGTGGTTGGAGGACGACTACCGCGTTCGGAGTGCCTACGGCGGCGAGGACGCCCTCTCGAAACTCGACGACTCGGTCGACGTCGTCCTGCTCGACCGTCGGATGCCCGGCCGGTCGGGCGACGAAGCGCTCGAGGAGATCCGCGCCCGCGGCGTCGACTGCCGCGTCGTGATGGTCACGGCGGTCAAGCCCGACTTCGACATCGTCGAGATGGGCTTCGACGACTACCTCGTCAAGCCCGTCTCGAAGGACGAACTCGACGACGTCGTCCAGCAGATGCTCACCCGGGTCGACTACGACGCCCAACTCCAGGACTACTTCTCGCTCGTCTCGAAGAAGGCCGTCCTCGAATCCGAGAAGGGCGACGACGCGCTCGCCGGCAGCGAGGAGTACTCCCAGTTGCGCGCCGAGTTGGACGAGGTGAAGTCCGAAGTCGATACGACCCGCGACGAACTGTCCGACCACGACGACTTCGTGGGCGCGTTCCGAGACCTCTCGAACTGA
- a CDS encoding MarR family transcriptional regulator, giving the protein MCSRAWLCRRPVIVFVTGSETETTPEQRFERLLDLPPSAKLVYRVLADGDPLTQRQIRERALLPSRTTRDALGKLKDQGLVEERLYVQDARKRIYEPLSVARPEDAEVTA; this is encoded by the coding sequence ATGTGTAGTCGAGCGTGGCTATGTCGAAGACCAGTGATCGTTTTTGTCACGGGCAGTGAAACGGAGACCACTCCGGAGCAGCGATTCGAGCGACTTCTCGACCTTCCGCCGAGCGCGAAACTCGTCTACAGAGTGTTAGCCGACGGCGACCCGCTGACCCAGCGCCAGATACGCGAGCGGGCGCTCCTGCCCTCCCGGACGACCCGCGACGCACTCGGCAAACTCAAAGACCAGGGGCTGGTCGAAGAGCGGTTGTACGTCCAGGATGCCCGGAAACGGATCTACGAACCGCTGTCGGTCGCCAGACCCGAGGACGCGGAGGTGACCGCGTAG
- a CDS encoding ABC transporter substrate-binding protein, translating into MGTDDDARLSRRTYLKTTGAAGAVGLGGLSGLLEQGSAPLEVQHWWTGGDGGRAISALFEGFKQKYPDVKVNENPVSGGAGQNLHTVIKKRVLNNNPPSTWQDWPGQNLKPYTDAGVLKDIEQSVWSKNGMKDAYLAGPKQVAQPAGNFVTVPLNIHRLNNLFYNVEVVEQAGVDPTSFSSPSDLLAALKTVESETNAAGMAHQTKSPWSTLQLWETELLARHGPKVYRQFYNGNVGQVQSQIKDALRGVKQYRQYFNDDAGSVDWTQANNKIINGEAAFIHQGDWAAGMYRGQQGFAYEKQWNQVTYPGTNGLYSQVIDSFPFPKNNPSPDATTKFLQYVGSVDGQRRFNPKKGSIPPRSDVPKDAFGPFLRSQMDDFKQSNGQPPSTAHGLAVPPETLTNLEGAFASFNSNWNVDRTYQGISRAFQ; encoded by the coding sequence ATGGGAACCGACGACGACGCGAGACTTTCGAGAAGAACGTACCTGAAGACGACCGGCGCCGCCGGCGCGGTCGGACTCGGCGGACTGTCGGGGCTGCTCGAACAGGGGTCGGCGCCGCTGGAGGTCCAGCACTGGTGGACCGGCGGCGACGGCGGCCGGGCCATCTCGGCGCTGTTCGAGGGGTTCAAGCAGAAGTATCCCGACGTCAAGGTCAACGAGAATCCGGTTTCGGGCGGTGCGGGACAGAATCTTCACACCGTCATCAAGAAGCGCGTACTGAACAACAACCCGCCGAGCACCTGGCAGGACTGGCCCGGCCAGAACCTCAAACCGTACACCGACGCGGGGGTGTTGAAAGACATCGAGCAGTCGGTCTGGTCGAAGAACGGGATGAAGGACGCCTATCTCGCCGGGCCGAAGCAGGTCGCCCAGCCGGCGGGGAACTTCGTGACGGTGCCGCTGAACATCCACCGACTCAACAACCTCTTCTACAACGTCGAGGTGGTCGAACAGGCGGGCGTCGACCCGACCTCGTTCTCGTCGCCGAGCGACCTCCTGGCCGCGCTGAAGACCGTCGAGTCGGAGACGAACGCGGCCGGGATGGCCCACCAGACCAAGTCGCCGTGGTCGACGCTCCAACTCTGGGAGACGGAACTCCTGGCCCGGCACGGGCCGAAGGTCTACCGGCAGTTCTACAACGGGAACGTCGGGCAGGTCCAGAGCCAGATCAAGGACGCCCTCCGCGGGGTCAAGCAGTACCGCCAGTACTTCAACGACGACGCGGGGTCGGTCGACTGGACGCAGGCGAACAACAAGATCATCAACGGCGAGGCGGCGTTCATCCACCAGGGCGACTGGGCCGCGGGCATGTATCGCGGCCAGCAGGGGTTCGCCTACGAGAAACAGTGGAATCAGGTGACCTACCCGGGGACGAACGGCCTCTACTCGCAGGTCATCGACTCGTTCCCGTTCCCGAAGAACAACCCGTCGCCCGACGCCACGACGAAGTTCCTGCAGTACGTCGGGAGCGTCGACGGCCAGCGCCGGTTCAACCCGAAGAAGGGGTCGATTCCGCCGCGGAGCGACGTGCCCAAGGACGCCTTTGGTCCGTTCCTGCGGAGTCAGATGGACGACTTCAAGCAGTCGAACGGCCAACCGCCGTCGACCGCACACGGCCTCGCGGTGCCGCCGGAGACGCTGACGAATCTGGAAGGTGCCTTCGCGTCGTTCAACTCGAACTGGAACGTCGACCGGACCTACCAGGGCATCAGTCGGGCGTTCCAGTAG
- a CDS encoding protein kinase domain-containing protein yields MGGRERPESGGDAPSSRSDDAPASSERERARRLRETVRRRYGDDADALADRLDAADPEERAGAAWALAELATEDPDRLPARTELAALLEDDHRWVRRGASWALAVAAESNPHYARPVVAEIAESLDDDDPLVRENGVLALAGVGAEYPLAVEPALSRLAELTDDEDDLARRYAADALRNLVVRLDEDGFPRTIAAGPDLADVLPGDAGVVEVSDDPDDRGTVRVRRPNIGDAGPSGGGDETADEEDEDDERGPPELIPEPPAVSADFGSFERLADLGRGRFTAAAKARTPADGGRHVVVTLRTARTDADVDPAALARAFRTWASVADHDHAVPVVARGETPRPWAATEFMDGGSLRDAVGRIGLERALWYAHCLTRVVCYAHARGVVHGALRPGAVGLSRTLGAWPVPKVGDWGFGEVAADGPPGPPAFAAPEHLAPAAFGRPDHSTDVYQLGAVCYALFAGRPPFVGDASEVVRRVREREPAPASALAGEVPDGLDDLLARALAKEKQARYETVEDFRRALEVVLDERAPVWW; encoded by the coding sequence ATGGGAGGACGGGAACGCCCGGAGAGCGGCGGAGACGCACCCTCCTCGCGCTCGGACGATGCGCCTGCGTCGTCCGAGCGCGAACGCGCCCGGCGGTTGCGCGAGACGGTCCGACGCCGGTACGGCGACGACGCCGACGCGCTGGCCGACCGACTCGACGCCGCCGACCCCGAGGAGCGCGCCGGAGCGGCGTGGGCGCTGGCCGAACTGGCGACCGAGGACCCCGACCGCCTGCCGGCCCGGACGGAACTCGCCGCCCTGCTCGAAGACGACCACCGGTGGGTCAGGCGCGGCGCGTCGTGGGCGCTGGCGGTCGCCGCCGAGTCGAACCCCCACTACGCCCGGCCGGTCGTCGCGGAGATCGCCGAGTCGCTCGATGACGACGACCCGCTGGTTCGGGAGAATGGCGTCCTCGCGCTCGCGGGCGTCGGCGCGGAGTACCCGCTCGCCGTCGAACCCGCGCTGTCTCGACTCGCGGAACTCACCGACGACGAGGACGACCTGGCCCGGCGGTACGCCGCCGATGCGCTCCGGAATCTGGTTGTGCGCCTCGACGAGGACGGCTTCCCGCGGACCATCGCGGCCGGTCCGGACCTCGCCGACGTACTGCCGGGCGACGCCGGCGTGGTGGAGGTGTCCGACGACCCCGACGACCGCGGGACGGTTCGAGTCCGACGCCCGAATATCGGCGACGCAGGACCGAGTGGAGGCGGCGACGAGACGGCAGACGAGGAAGACGAAGACGACGAACGCGGCCCGCCGGAACTGATTCCCGAACCGCCGGCGGTTTCGGCCGACTTCGGGTCGTTCGAGCGCCTCGCCGACCTCGGCCGGGGTCGATTCACCGCGGCCGCGAAGGCGCGAACGCCGGCCGACGGCGGCCGGCACGTCGTGGTGACGCTCCGGACGGCCCGGACCGACGCCGACGTCGACCCGGCCGCGCTGGCGCGGGCGTTCCGGACGTGGGCGAGCGTCGCCGACCACGACCACGCCGTGCCGGTGGTCGCCCGCGGGGAGACGCCTCGACCCTGGGCCGCGACCGAGTTCATGGACGGCGGGTCGCTACGGGACGCCGTCGGTCGGATCGGCCTCGAACGCGCGCTCTGGTACGCCCACTGCCTGACGCGGGTCGTCTGTTACGCCCACGCTCGCGGGGTCGTCCACGGTGCGCTCCGGCCGGGCGCGGTCGGCCTGTCGCGGACGCTCGGCGCGTGGCCGGTCCCGAAGGTCGGCGACTGGGGGTTCGGCGAGGTGGCGGCAGATGGCCCGCCGGGTCCGCCGGCGTTCGCCGCGCCGGAGCACCTCGCGCCCGCGGCGTTCGGTCGCCCGGACCACTCGACCGACGTCTACCAACTCGGCGCGGTCTGCTACGCGTTGTTCGCCGGTCGGCCGCCTTTCGTCGGCGATGCGAGCGAGGTGGTGCGGCGCGTCCGCGAGCGTGAACCTGCGCCGGCCAGCGCGCTCGCGGGCGAGGTGCCCGACGGACTGGACGACCTGCTGGCGCGGGCGCTCGCGAAGGAGAAACAGGCCCGGTACGAGACGGTCGAGGATTTCCGGCGCGCGCTCGAAGTGGTGCTCGACGAGCGCGCGCCGGTGTGGTGGTGA
- a CDS encoding MutS-related protein, which produces MRLEEYWGVGPKTSDRLKDALGVERAVEAIESGEVRALVESGLPRGRATRILRRANGGEGMSVLATRDTRSVYKELLDAASAYAVTASAADRIKVLTPLLSREAAEERLDRVTDAADSWRALDGETRRAVLDAFDAHAESDLRDDEQAAVRTALALQDAGVEGGAFDRVADIDRAALEAAANALADLDGGDVAEGVDDELDDLREALDSAEALSRDALDAVETVREEARAGAEFSEVVVDHVASETGAGYSRVRDAVPDDAVDAADFVGATLRGLTADLRESVEERERSVARRLRGRIAESREAIDAADAAVGDLAFYLSLARFAEAFDCSRPEFADNGFAVTGARNVSLATAVDDDVQPVTYAVGDHGLGDADSASDPAPPTGDRVAVLTGANSGGKTTLLETMCQVALLAQMGLPVPAERAQVSISEDIVFHRRHASFNAGVLESTLRSIVPPLTDGEDTLMLVDEFEAITEPGSAANLLHGLVRLTVDRGALGVFVTHLADDLKPLPEKARKDGIFAEGLDENLELEVDYQPRFGTVGKSTPEFIVSRLLAGADDRAERAGFETLARAVGEEAVQRTLDDWSPEASADD; this is translated from the coding sequence ATGCGACTGGAGGAGTACTGGGGGGTCGGACCCAAGACGAGCGACCGTCTCAAGGACGCGCTCGGAGTCGAACGGGCGGTCGAGGCCATCGAGTCCGGCGAAGTCCGGGCGCTGGTCGAGTCGGGCCTGCCCCGCGGACGGGCCACCCGCATCCTCCGACGAGCCAACGGCGGCGAGGGGATGTCGGTGCTGGCGACCCGCGACACCCGATCGGTGTACAAGGAACTGCTCGACGCCGCGAGCGCCTACGCCGTCACGGCGTCGGCGGCCGACCGAATCAAGGTGCTGACGCCGCTGCTCTCCCGCGAGGCGGCCGAGGAGCGACTTGACCGGGTGACCGACGCCGCCGACTCGTGGCGCGCGCTCGACGGCGAAACCCGCCGGGCCGTCCTGGACGCCTTCGACGCTCACGCCGAGTCGGACCTGCGCGACGACGAGCAGGCCGCGGTGCGAACCGCGCTCGCGTTGCAGGACGCCGGCGTCGAGGGAGGTGCGTTCGACCGCGTGGCCGACATCGACCGCGCCGCCCTCGAAGCGGCGGCGAACGCCCTGGCCGACCTCGACGGCGGCGACGTCGCCGAGGGGGTCGACGACGAACTCGATGACCTGCGGGAGGCGCTCGACTCGGCCGAGGCGCTCTCGCGCGACGCGCTCGACGCGGTCGAGACTGTCCGCGAGGAGGCCCGCGCCGGCGCGGAGTTCAGCGAAGTCGTCGTCGACCACGTGGCGAGCGAAACCGGCGCCGGCTACAGTCGGGTCCGCGACGCCGTGCCCGACGACGCCGTCGACGCCGCCGACTTCGTGGGCGCGACGCTGCGCGGCCTGACCGCCGACCTCCGGGAGTCGGTCGAGGAGCGCGAGCGCAGCGTCGCCCGTCGGCTTCGGGGCCGTATCGCCGAGAGCCGCGAAGCAATCGACGCCGCCGACGCGGCGGTCGGCGACCTGGCCTTCTACCTCTCGTTGGCCCGCTTCGCCGAGGCGTTCGACTGCTCGCGCCCGGAGTTCGCGGACAACGGCTTCGCGGTCACCGGCGCGCGCAACGTCTCGCTGGCGACCGCGGTGGACGACGACGTCCAGCCGGTGACCTACGCGGTCGGCGACCACGGACTCGGCGACGCCGACTCCGCGAGCGACCCCGCACCCCCGACCGGCGACCGCGTGGCGGTCCTGACCGGCGCGAACTCGGGTGGGAAGACCACGCTGCTGGAGACGATGTGCCAGGTCGCGCTGCTCGCCCAGATGGGCCTGCCGGTACCCGCCGAGCGCGCGCAGGTTTCCATCTCGGAGGACATCGTCTTCCACCGCCGCCACGCCAGTTTCAACGCCGGCGTGCTCGAATCGACGCTCCGGAGCATCGTCCCGCCGCTGACCGACGGCGAGGACACCCTGATGCTGGTCGACGAGTTCGAGGCCATCACCGAACCCGGCAGCGCCGCCAATCTCCTCCACGGCCTCGTGCGACTCACGGTCGACCGCGGCGCGCTCGGCGTGTTCGTCACTCACCTCGCCGACGACCTCAAGCCCCTGCCGGAGAAGGCCCGCAAGGACGGCATCTTCGCCGAGGGCCTCGACGAGAACCTCGAACTCGAAGTCGACTACCAGCCCCGGTTCGGCACGGTCGGCAAGTCGACGCCGGAGTTCATCGTCTCGCGCCTGCTCGCGGGCGCCGACGACCGCGCCGAACGGGCCGGCTTCGAGACGCTGGCCCGCGCGGTCGGCGAGGAGGCCGTCCAGCGCACGTTAGACGATTGGTCGCCCGAAGCCAGCGCCGACGACTGA